Proteins from a genomic interval of Flammeovirgaceae bacterium SG7u.111:
- a CDS encoding PEP/pyruvate-binding domain-containing protein, with the protein MANIPAIVRSFGSTYLLIFLLSTFGFAQNIYIEKKFQFLSFEKIPTWVGVAANWEKASPSIHLYDGSRYKGHAEYISKGLQTGISFQQFKDQVRNPQTRKYMPFFLFDLRGMNIQLGGTNYNWALRMEDYRYLDNPQQMQETCLRLLNTVAQYINQQAGGRSKGILILPTYEKATPNTSIAPAINQRGYPNLTLGQLASKAGGKKIEVLNAGTAFGYLRYVSKNNTEFQPSPQDILIYEELPQRVPPVGGIITLQPQTPLSHINLLAKNRGTINLYVTDLKSLLHADELINKLVKIGCSERKVFISEASMEEAKAFWAKRVVKVAIPQPKLSVSSIVDLNMTNTQQGIPFVGAKAANYALIRQSLPAYVRQGYAIPFTHYFTTIKNCGADKLIQALASQKLQRNDRNAFLKKIRETILAASIDKSLLLEVNTLISQKFNNAKIRLRSSTNCEDLPEFNGAGLYESKGFKKADGDEVLERKILQVYASLWSPLAYEEREYYFIDHAKVGMAILINQAFPDEYANGVALSMVEKENISIYINSQFGENAVTNPENGQIPESIIFPNGLKDNYNVRTRSNIHDVFAQPFLKHHLSVLKKAALEIHYLLTQRAEKREDTSFGIDIEFKLMEEAGQHKLYIKQARLLQVILPSH; encoded by the coding sequence ATGGCGAATATCCCAGCAATAGTTAGAAGCTTTGGCTCAACGTACTTATTAATCTTCTTGCTCTCAACCTTTGGGTTTGCCCAAAATATCTATATAGAAAAGAAATTTCAATTCTTGTCTTTTGAGAAAATACCAACTTGGGTTGGTGTAGCTGCTAACTGGGAAAAAGCCTCACCAAGCATTCACTTGTACGATGGCTCACGCTATAAAGGGCACGCAGAATATATCTCCAAAGGGCTACAAACAGGAATTTCCTTTCAGCAATTCAAAGACCAAGTAAGAAACCCTCAAACTCGGAAATACATGCCCTTTTTCCTCTTTGATCTCAGAGGAATGAACATCCAGCTTGGGGGAACGAACTACAACTGGGCACTCCGAATGGAAGATTACAGGTATCTTGACAACCCACAGCAAATGCAGGAAACTTGCCTGAGGTTGCTCAATACGGTCGCCCAATACATCAACCAACAAGCCGGGGGGCGTTCAAAGGGTATTCTCATTTTGCCTACCTACGAAAAGGCAACGCCAAACACTTCCATTGCCCCCGCTATTAATCAGCGTGGATACCCGAATTTGACCCTTGGGCAACTAGCGAGCAAAGCTGGTGGTAAAAAAATTGAGGTGCTCAATGCGGGAACGGCATTTGGATACCTCCGATATGTTTCTAAAAACAACACTGAGTTCCAGCCCTCTCCTCAAGATATTTTGATTTATGAAGAGCTTCCACAGCGTGTGCCACCCGTTGGGGGAATCATCACGTTACAACCACAAACTCCTCTTTCGCACATAAATTTACTCGCCAAAAACAGAGGTACTATCAACCTGTACGTTACGGACTTGAAATCACTTTTGCATGCCGACGAGCTTATCAATAAACTAGTGAAGATTGGATGTTCGGAGCGTAAGGTTTTCATTTCGGAAGCTAGCATGGAAGAGGCGAAGGCGTTTTGGGCAAAACGAGTAGTCAAAGTTGCCATTCCGCAACCCAAGCTGTCGGTGAGTTCTATTGTTGATTTGAACATGACCAATACTCAGCAGGGAATTCCTTTTGTAGGTGCGAAGGCAGCAAATTATGCCCTCATCCGCCAATCGCTCCCGGCATATGTTCGCCAAGGATACGCAATTCCGTTTACCCATTATTTTACCACTATCAAAAACTGCGGCGCAGATAAACTTATCCAAGCCCTAGCTAGCCAAAAACTTCAACGGAATGATAGAAATGCCTTTTTGAAAAAGATACGAGAAACCATTCTTGCTGCCTCCATCGATAAATCATTGCTATTGGAGGTAAATACCCTGATCTCGCAAAAGTTCAACAACGCTAAAATCAGGCTGAGAAGCTCGACCAATTGCGAAGACTTACCAGAGTTCAACGGTGCGGGACTTTACGAATCCAAAGGCTTTAAGAAAGCAGATGGGGATGAGGTATTGGAACGAAAAATCCTTCAAGTGTATGCCTCTTTGTGGAGTCCATTAGCTTATGAGGAAAGAGAATACTACTTTATTGACCACGCAAAAGTGGGGATGGCGATCTTGATTAACCAAGCATTTCCCGATGAATATGCCAATGGCGTTGCGCTTTCGATGGTAGAAAAGGAAAACATTTCTATCTATATAAATTCACAGTTTGGAGAAAATGCAGTAACCAATCCTGAGAATGGGCAAATTCCCGAATCTATTATTTTCCCAAATGGGTTGAAGGACAATTATAACGTCAGGACTCGTTCCAATATCCACGATGTCTTTGCACAACCTTTCTTAAAACATCACCTTTCTGTACTTAAAAAAGCTGCGTTGGAAATCCATTACCTCCTCACCCAAAGAGCTGAGAAAAGGGAAGACACTTCCTTTGGTATTGACATTGAGTTCAAGCTGATGGAAGAGGCAGGACAGCATAAACTTTATATAAAACAGGCACGATTGCTACAAGTCATATTACCAAGCCATTAA
- the pflB gene encoding formate C-acetyltransferase codes for MVAELKFKEGIWATSIEPKDFVSLNITPYYGDHHFLCGPTDATKALWETCKQELKKERSKKGLHSVDTSTISASNAFAAGYIDQEKETIVGLQTDALLKRAMKPFGGYKVVEKALSEHGLKPADKVVEVFKYAKTHNDGVFDAYTDEIRKYRSLGFLTGLPDNYARGRIIGDYRRLALYGINRLIEGKKEDLANIKGPMTESVIRLREEVSEQIRALGQMIEMGKTYGLDLSRPAQNAQEAIQWTYMGYLAAVKEQDGAAMSLGSVSSFFDVYIQHDLENGIITEEQAQEYIDHFVMKLRMVRHLRMEAYDQIFAGDPTWVTESLGGQLIDGRTKVTKTAFRFLNTLYNLGPSPEPNITVLWSQDLPEGFKNYCAKVSIETSSIQYENDDLMRNNRNSDDYGIACCVSFQELGKHIQFFGARTNLAKTLLLAINKGRCENTGTEIVASIPTLKDGYLDYDEVMKNFRHAMKDVARVYNEAMNIIHYMHDKYYYEKAQMALIDTNPRINIAYGIAGLSIVADSLSAIKHAKVKPIRNEDGLTVDFAIEGEFPKYGNDDDRVDYIARDIVAAFNAELAKLPVYKGASPTLSVLTITSNVTYGMKTGATPDGRAKGVPFAPGANPMHGRDTHGLIASLNSVSKIDYKDSQDGISNTLSVVPKSLGGSAEERIGNLVSTLDGYFGRNAQHLNVNVLDRKLLEDAMEHPEEYPQLTIRVSGYAVNFVRLTREQQQEVLTRSFHDSL; via the coding sequence ATGGTTGCTGAATTAAAATTTAAAGAAGGAATATGGGCAACTTCTATTGAGCCCAAAGATTTTGTTTCCCTAAACATCACTCCTTATTACGGAGACCACCATTTTCTTTGCGGCCCTACCGACGCCACAAAAGCTTTGTGGGAAACTTGTAAGCAAGAACTCAAAAAAGAGCGTAGCAAAAAAGGCTTACACTCTGTAGACACCAGTACCATTTCTGCATCCAATGCATTTGCCGCTGGATATATCGACCAAGAAAAAGAAACAATTGTTGGCTTGCAAACAGATGCGTTGCTGAAGCGTGCCATGAAGCCTTTTGGAGGCTACAAGGTAGTGGAAAAAGCATTGTCTGAGCACGGCCTCAAACCTGCCGATAAAGTTGTAGAGGTTTTTAAATATGCTAAAACGCACAACGATGGCGTTTTTGATGCCTATACCGATGAAATAAGGAAATACCGTTCTCTTGGCTTTTTAACAGGCCTACCTGATAATTATGCACGTGGCCGTATTATTGGTGATTACCGTCGCTTAGCTCTATACGGCATCAACCGCTTGATTGAAGGAAAGAAAGAAGACCTTGCCAACATAAAAGGACCTATGACCGAAAGTGTGATCCGTTTGCGAGAAGAAGTTTCGGAGCAAATCAGAGCACTTGGCCAAATGATAGAAATGGGCAAAACCTATGGGCTAGACCTTTCCCGCCCTGCACAAAATGCCCAAGAGGCTATCCAATGGACATACATGGGCTATTTGGCTGCCGTGAAAGAGCAAGACGGTGCTGCCATGTCACTAGGAAGTGTTTCTTCATTTTTTGATGTTTACATCCAACATGACCTTGAAAACGGCATAATCACCGAAGAACAAGCGCAGGAGTATATCGACCATTTTGTAATGAAACTCCGCATGGTTCGCCATTTGCGCATGGAAGCTTACGATCAAATATTTGCCGGTGACCCAACTTGGGTTACAGAATCGCTTGGCGGCCAATTGATTGATGGGCGTACCAAAGTAACCAAAACGGCTTTCCGTTTCTTGAACACGCTTTACAACCTCGGTCCATCTCCTGAGCCAAACATTACCGTTCTTTGGTCACAAGATTTACCCGAAGGGTTCAAAAATTACTGTGCGAAGGTCTCTATCGAAACATCGTCTATTCAATACGAAAACGACGACCTGATGCGTAACAACCGCAACAGCGACGATTATGGTATCGCATGTTGTGTTTCCTTCCAAGAACTTGGCAAGCATATCCAATTCTTTGGTGCACGTACCAACCTTGCCAAAACGTTACTGTTGGCGATAAACAAAGGAAGGTGTGAAAATACAGGAACTGAAATTGTAGCAAGTATCCCTACGCTGAAAGATGGCTACCTTGATTACGATGAGGTAATGAAAAACTTTAGACATGCAATGAAGGACGTTGCTCGTGTTTACAACGAGGCGATGAACATTATCCATTACATGCATGATAAGTACTATTATGAGAAAGCGCAAATGGCGCTGATTGATACCAATCCTCGTATCAACATTGCTTATGGAATCGCAGGCCTTTCTATTGTTGCCGACTCACTATCGGCTATCAAACATGCGAAAGTGAAGCCGATAAGAAACGAAGATGGATTAACCGTTGATTTTGCCATAGAAGGTGAATTCCCGAAATATGGAAACGACGACGACCGAGTGGATTATATTGCCCGTGATATTGTAGCAGCCTTCAATGCTGAGCTGGCAAAATTACCAGTGTACAAAGGCGCTTCTCCTACTCTTTCGGTACTTACCATCACTTCAAACGTGACGTATGGTATGAAAACTGGGGCTACGCCAGACGGCAGGGCGAAAGGTGTTCCATTTGCACCGGGAGCTAACCCAATGCACGGACGAGACACTCACGGATTGATTGCATCGTTGAACTCGGTTTCTAAAATCGATTACAAAGATTCACAAGATGGAATCTCGAACACTCTGTCTGTTGTGCCTAAATCTCTTGGAGGAAGCGCTGAGGAAAGGATTGGCAATCTTGTATCTACGCTCGACGGATATTTCGGCCGCAATGCTCAGCACTTGAACGTGAACGTACTTGATCGTAAGTTGCTGGAAGATGCAATGGAACATCCAGAAGAGTATCCGCAACTCACCATTCGGGTTTCTGGATATGCGGTAAACTTTGTACGCCTAACCCGCGAGCAACAGCAGGAAGTACTCACCCGTTCGTTCCACGATTCACTTTAA
- the pflA gene encoding pyruvate formate-lyase-activating protein, protein MNKKLKVHSIESFGTHDGPGVRMVVFLQGCNIKCLYCQNADTIPGKGGTEYDIDDLVKRAEGMKGYFGKKGGVTVSGGEPLLQADALIPFFQKLSEKGIHTNIDTNGTIVNPDSEKIITEMADLVMFDIKHATPEGFKTLVGRNLYKKSEKLIELREKSQKPIWFRYVLVPGYTDSHEYLHMIGKKYKDYKQIERFQLLPYHKLGIYKWEALGEKYELNDTPENTEEQIKEAEGILKNYFENVI, encoded by the coding sequence ATGAACAAAAAGCTAAAAGTACATTCTATCGAATCTTTCGGGACTCATGACGGACCAGGCGTACGCATGGTAGTTTTTTTACAGGGCTGTAACATCAAGTGCCTATACTGCCAAAATGCTGATACCATACCGGGTAAAGGAGGGACAGAATACGATATAGATGATTTGGTAAAAAGAGCCGAGGGCATGAAAGGATATTTCGGCAAAAAAGGCGGAGTTACGGTTTCAGGAGGTGAGCCTCTGCTTCAGGCTGATGCATTAATCCCGTTCTTTCAAAAACTTAGCGAAAAAGGAATACATACAAACATCGATACCAACGGTACTATAGTCAACCCAGATTCGGAGAAGATCATCACCGAAATGGCTGACCTAGTCATGTTCGATATCAAACACGCTACGCCCGAAGGGTTCAAAACACTGGTTGGCAGAAACTTGTATAAGAAGTCCGAAAAACTGATTGAACTGAGGGAGAAAAGTCAAAAGCCTATTTGGTTTCGGTATGTATTAGTCCCAGGCTATACCGATAGCCACGAATACCTGCACATGATTGGCAAAAAATACAAAGACTACAAACAAATAGAACGCTTTCAGCTTCTGCCCTACCACAAGCTTGGCATCTACAAATGGGAAGCCTTGGGAGAGAAATATGAACTGAACGACACACCTGAAAATACGGAAGAACAGATTAAAGAAGCAGAAGGTATTTTAAAGAATTACTTTGAGAATGTAATCTAA
- a CDS encoding formate/nitrite transporter family protein, protein MSLYSPKEIIHEASKLAIDKAGYSTRKILALSFLAGAYIAFGGLLSILVGGGTPGIAAENPGIAKFLFGAAFPVGLMMVVMAGAELFTGNNAYFIPNVLNGKQKWSAPLRNWSLVYLGNFIGSVFVAYFLTHLTDVVSQEPWSNTVQAIAEAKTSNPFYKTFLKGIGANWLVCLALWMGMSAQHTSGKIMGLWWPVMTFVAMGFEHSIANMFFIPLAMFEGADITWTTFVIKNLIPATLGNIVGGAFFVGTLYWFAFGEKK, encoded by the coding sequence ATGAGCTTATACTCACCCAAAGAAATAATTCACGAAGCTAGCAAACTAGCTATTGACAAAGCAGGGTATTCGACCAGAAAAATTTTGGCACTTAGTTTTTTGGCAGGTGCTTACATCGCTTTTGGAGGGTTATTATCCATTTTGGTTGGCGGAGGAACTCCCGGAATTGCCGCAGAGAACCCAGGCATAGCCAAGTTTTTGTTCGGAGCAGCTTTCCCCGTAGGCCTTATGATGGTGGTAATGGCAGGCGCCGAGCTTTTTACGGGAAACAATGCCTATTTTATACCTAACGTATTAAATGGAAAACAAAAATGGTCAGCTCCCCTGCGAAACTGGAGCTTGGTATATCTTGGCAATTTTATAGGGTCGGTTTTCGTAGCGTACTTTCTCACACACCTAACCGACGTAGTAAGCCAAGAGCCATGGTCAAACACCGTACAAGCTATAGCCGAGGCAAAAACAAGCAACCCGTTCTACAAAACCTTCCTCAAAGGAATTGGGGCAAACTGGTTGGTATGCCTTGCCTTGTGGATGGGCATGTCAGCACAACATACCAGTGGAAAGATCATGGGACTTTGGTGGCCTGTCATGACCTTCGTGGCCATGGGTTTTGAACACTCCATAGCCAACATGTTCTTTATCCCGCTAGCCATGTTTGAAGGAGCAGATATCACTTGGACTACATTTGTAATCAAAAACCTAATTCCTGCAACTTTAGGAAATATAGTAGGCGGAGCTTTCTTTGTCGGCACACTCTATTGGTTTGCCTTTGGGGAGAAGAAGTAG
- a CDS encoding GH92 family glycosyl hydrolase, with product MKNIFFLGLVILLLNSCKQQESQNTQAQETDTFDYTQYVNPLIGTSKMGHVFPGASAPFGMVQLSPQSNFEVMHQEDGSYNKNTYEYCAGYQYRDTTIIGFSHTNFSGTGHSDLGDFLVMPTTGDLVLDPLETEEGGKGFYSTFSHEQEAASPGYYQVALKSYGINAELTASERVGFHKYTFPKSEEAHILLDLVYNVYQHDNKNVWAFIRVENDSLVTGYRQTKGWARTKLVYFAMQFSKPFKSYGHKKYDQVKYNGFYGRFNEFENFPEMAGKNIRAFFNFDTEEGEAIEVKFALSPVSAKGAMKNLAAEVPHWDFDKTREETRAKWNKELANIQVETITEKDKTVFYTAMYHASLSPIIYEDVDGQYRGLDQNIHQSEGFTNYTIFSLWDTYRALHPLFNITQPERNNDMIKSMLVHQSQSVHHMLPIWSHYANENWCMIGYHATSVIADAMAKGIGDFDKKEALAASVATANVRYYEGIGEYIDHQFVPDDKSHSSVSKTLEYAYNDWCIAQMAMQVGDKAAEETFMKRSQYFNNVYDPSIGYMRPKLSDGSFRKEFDPMDTHGQGFIEGNAWNYGLYVPQDIDKMVSMMGGKEQFTAHLDSLFTMEIEDKYIEKNEDITRDGIIGNYVHGNEPGHHIPYLYNWTGHPKKTQERVRMIMRKMYGSTINGLCGNDDAGQMSAWYIFSALGFYPVTPGSPYYALGSPLLKEATIQLTNGKTLTIKATNQSEENVYVKSVTVNGKKLEGTMLSHQDLMSGGEIIFEMSGE from the coding sequence ATGAAGAACATTTTCTTTTTAGGCTTAGTAATACTCTTACTAAACTCCTGCAAACAACAAGAATCACAAAATACCCAAGCACAAGAAACTGATACGTTTGATTACACACAGTACGTAAACCCACTAATAGGCACCAGTAAAATGGGGCACGTATTCCCCGGAGCAAGCGCTCCTTTTGGTATGGTGCAACTCAGCCCGCAGTCCAACTTTGAAGTGATGCATCAAGAAGATGGCAGTTACAACAAGAATACTTACGAATACTGCGCTGGCTATCAATACCGAGACACTACCATCATCGGCTTTTCCCACACCAACTTTAGTGGAACGGGGCACTCTGACCTAGGAGACTTTTTAGTAATGCCAACCACAGGCGACTTGGTGCTCGACCCGCTGGAAACAGAAGAAGGGGGAAAAGGCTTTTACTCGACCTTTTCCCACGAACAAGAAGCCGCATCTCCCGGCTATTACCAAGTAGCTTTGAAGAGTTACGGGATTAATGCGGAACTGACGGCAAGCGAGCGTGTGGGCTTTCACAAATACACTTTCCCAAAGTCTGAGGAGGCACATATTCTTTTGGACTTGGTCTATAATGTGTACCAACACGACAACAAGAACGTCTGGGCGTTTATTCGAGTGGAAAATGACTCTTTGGTCACAGGATACCGCCAAACCAAAGGCTGGGCACGCACCAAACTGGTGTATTTTGCCATGCAGTTTTCCAAGCCTTTCAAAAGCTACGGGCACAAGAAATACGACCAAGTCAAATACAACGGCTTTTACGGCCGCTTCAACGAATTTGAGAACTTTCCAGAGATGGCGGGGAAAAATATAAGAGCTTTTTTCAATTTCGATACGGAAGAAGGCGAAGCTATCGAGGTGAAATTTGCCCTATCGCCCGTGAGTGCCAAGGGAGCAATGAAAAACCTCGCTGCAGAAGTTCCGCATTGGGATTTTGACAAAACCCGTGAAGAAACGAGGGCAAAGTGGAACAAGGAACTCGCCAACATACAGGTAGAAACGATCACGGAAAAGGACAAAACGGTGTTCTATACCGCCATGTACCACGCTTCTTTGTCGCCAATTATCTACGAAGACGTGGATGGTCAATACAGAGGACTAGACCAAAACATCCATCAATCGGAAGGATTTACCAACTACACCATCTTTTCGCTGTGGGACACCTACCGTGCCTTGCACCCCTTGTTCAATATCACGCAGCCCGAGCGCAACAATGACATGATCAAAAGCATGCTCGTCCACCAAAGCCAAAGCGTCCATCATATGTTACCCATTTGGAGTCACTATGCCAATGAGAACTGGTGCATGATCGGCTACCATGCCACCTCGGTCATTGCCGATGCGATGGCAAAAGGCATAGGTGATTTCGACAAAAAAGAGGCGTTGGCAGCTTCGGTTGCTACGGCTAATGTCCGCTATTACGAAGGCATAGGCGAGTACATCGACCATCAGTTTGTGCCCGATGACAAAAGCCACTCTTCGGTTTCAAAGACCTTGGAATATGCTTATAACGACTGGTGCATAGCCCAAATGGCGATGCAAGTGGGGGACAAAGCTGCCGAAGAAACCTTTATGAAACGCTCCCAGTATTTCAATAATGTGTATGATCCGAGCATTGGGTACATGCGCCCCAAGCTTTCCGATGGTTCTTTCAGAAAAGAATTTGACCCGATGGATACGCATGGGCAAGGCTTCATAGAAGGAAATGCATGGAACTACGGTTTGTATGTCCCCCAAGACATTGACAAAATGGTGAGCATGATGGGTGGAAAAGAGCAATTCACCGCACACCTTGATTCCTTGTTCACCATGGAAATTGAGGACAAGTACATTGAGAAAAACGAGGACATCACCCGCGACGGAATCATAGGAAACTACGTGCATGGAAACGAGCCTGGCCACCATATCCCCTACCTCTACAACTGGACAGGGCATCCGAAAAAAACGCAAGAGCGTGTGCGGATGATTATGAGAAAGATGTATGGATCCACCATCAACGGCTTATGTGGAAATGATGATGCGGGGCAAATGAGCGCTTGGTATATCTTCAGTGCACTGGGCTTCTACCCAGTTACTCCTGGTTCCCCTTATTATGCATTGGGCAGCCCATTGTTGAAAGAAGCGACTATCCAATTGACAAATGGCAAGACCTTGACCATCAAAGCTACCAACCAAAGCGAAGAGAATGTCTATGTAAAAAGCGTGACAGTCAACGGAAAGAAGCTGGAAGGAACGATGCTCTCCCACCAAGACTTAATGAGCGGAGGGGAGATCATATTTGAGATGAGTGGGGAATAA